One Malania oleifera isolate guangnan ecotype guangnan chromosome 9, ASM2987363v1, whole genome shotgun sequence DNA segment encodes these proteins:
- the LOC131164424 gene encoding putative disease resistance protein RGA3, translating to MAEAILFGLAETLLEKLGSRAFQEIGLAWAVKDEVQKLNHIISILKNVLLDAEEQSSHNCKITTWLQELQDVIYDAEDLLDDVSTTALQQKVITQKKLARKVRLFFSSYNPIVFGLKMGHRIKAIRERLDEHAKLKNDFNLTDQPTESRLLKYREKEQTHSFFPQEKVIGREDDKNKIVDRLLDSNPVAVGDNFLVIPIVGIGGLGKTTLAQYVYNDEKIGKHFKLKMWVCVSNDFNMKRIVENILESATKKKIEGGLKIDILQDRLRKEIGGKKYLLVLDDVWSEDHTLWDKLKDLLNVCASGSKIIVTTRSHRVAEITSPVEPYVLKGLDEQRSWDLFKKMAFKPGEEPQNQVEIGKEIVRKCSGVPLAIQTLGSLLCSQDTKYWLSIKNKEFSNMDQEENDIIPVLRLSYDDLPSYLKHCFAYCSVYPKDSEIKKRTLIQLWMANGFLHSQDGKQCAEEIGDQYFTELLRRSFFQDVQRNKRDDDIESYKMHDLMHGVAELVAGEGICRGSSEAANITEKTRHLSFPYESKGYLTEIPSTLFNAGTCLRTLLLPSSIKVNETCLRKIISRFRCLRVLDLHMRGIEMLPGSIGKLKQLRYLDLSSNSSMKRLPESITCLVNLQTLKLSGCEELEELPRDIENLVNLVHLDLDRCVSLRRMPRGVGQLSYLRTLSRFVVGKNATTSGGLSELKGLNNLEGKLKIVIRRRIKSAEASEANLKEKQHLRDLELEWRQESNEDGEEDDYESVLEGLQSPPKLRELVIRGYGGRRWPSWMINMQSFTKLEELHLWGCPQLESLPDGMRCLTSLRELHLQECPQLESLPDGMRCLTSLQELWIVLCPRLLSLGDEERFRGLASLKTLSIKGCDGLKALPVRGIQHLISLKELHISTCIEMELLDDDDDDDDDYDDGKQWENLNKSLREVRIKGIPKMVRLPRWLQHCTSLQALRIKECRGLGNLPEWMGNLTSLQELRLWGCPQLESLPDGMRCLTSLQQLRIYQCPLLEKRCEKETGEDWRKIAHIPSIRTW from the coding sequence ATGGCCGAAGCAATTTTGTTCGGTTTGGCTGAGACCCTCCTTGAAAAGTTGGGCTCTCGGGCATTTCAAGAGATTGGATTGGCATGGGCTGTCAAAGACGAAGTTCAAAAACTTAATCACATCATTTCCATACTCAAGAACGTGCttttggatgcagaggagcaaagTAGCCATAACTGCAAGATCACAACTTGGCTTCAAGAGCTTCAAGATGTCATTTATGATGCAGAAGATTTGCTCGACGATGTCTCTACCACAGCTTTGCAACAAAAGGTAATAACCCAAAAGAAACTCGCGAGAAAGGTGCGCCTTTTCTTTTCGAGCTACAATCCGATTGTGTTTGGTCTGAAGATGGGTCATAGGATTAAGGCTATTAGGGAGAGATTGGATGAACATGCAAAGCTTAAGAACGATTTCAACTTAACTGATCAACCCACGGAGTCTAGACTACTTAAATATAGGGAGAAGGAGCAAACTCATTCCTTTTTTCCTCAAGAAAAAGTTATTGGGAGGGAAGatgacaaaaataaaatagtgGATCGTTTACTGGATAGCAATCCTGTTGCTGTTGGGGATAACTTTTTAGTCAttccaattgttggaattggggGCCTAGGAAAAACTACTCTTGCTCAATATGTGTACAATGATGAGAAAATTGGAAAACATTTTAAGCTAAAAATGTGGGTTTGTGTGtcaaatgattttaatatgaagAGAAtagttgaaaatattttagaatcTGCAACTAAGAAGAAAATTGAGGGGGGCCTTAAGATAGATATACTGCAAGATCGCCTTCGGAAAGAAATTGGTGGTAAGAAATACTTGCTTGTTTTAGACGATGTTTGGAGTGAGGATCATACATTGTGGGACAAACTAAAAGATTTGTTAAATGTATGTGCAAGTGGAAGTAAGATTATAGTAACAACTCGGAGCCATAGGGTTGCAGAAATCACAAGCCCCGTTGAACCATATGTTTTGAAAGGTCTTGATGAGCAGAGGTCCTGGGATTTGTTTAAGAAAATGGCATTTAAACCAGGAGAGGAGCCACAAAACCAAGTGGAAATTGGGAAGGAGATTGTAAGAAAGTGTTCAGGCGTTCCTCTTGCCATACAGACTTTGGGAAGCCTGTTGTGCTCCCAAGATACCAAGTACTGGTTATccattaaaaataaagaattttcaAATATGGATCAAGAAGAAAATGATATCATACCCGTCTTGAGGTTGAGTTATGATGACCTCCCATCATATTTAAAGCACTGCTTCGCCTACTGCTCAGTATATCCCAAAGATTCTGAAATTAAGAAGCGAACCTTGATCCAACTTTGGATGGCAAACGGTTTCCTTCATTCACAGGATGGAAAACAATGTGCAGAAGAAATTGGGGATCAGTATTTTACGGAGCTATTAAGGAGGTCCTTTTTTCAAGATGTACAAAGAAATAAACGGGATGATGATATAGAGAGTTATAAAATGCATGATCTGATGCACGGCGTTGCAGAATTGGTTGCTGGAGAaggaatttgtcgtgggagctcAGAAGCAGCAAATATTACAGAAAAGACACGTCACCTGTCATTCCCTTATGAGTCGAAAGGTTATTTGACGGAAATTCCATCTACATTGTTCAATGCAGGTACATGTCTCCGAACGTTACTTTTGCCATCCTCCATAAAAGTAAACGAAACATGTCTCCGAAAGATTATTTCGAGATTCAGGTGCCTACGCGTGTTGGATTTGCATATGCGGGGGATCGAAATGTTACCAGGTTCAATTGGGAAGTTGAAGCAACTAAGGTATCTTGACCTTTCTTCGAACAGCAGTATGAAACGACTCCCTGAATCTATTACCTGCCTGGTGAATTTACAGACGCTGAAGCTCTCTGGGTGTGAGGAACTCGAAGAATTGCCTAGGGATATTGAGAATTTAGTCAACTTGGTGCATCTTGATTTGGATCGGTGTGTAAGTTTGAGACGTATGCCGCGCGGAGTGGGGCAGCTGTCTTACCTTCGAACATTGAGTCGGTTTGTGGTGGGCAAGAATGCAACCACAAGCGGTGGACTCAGCGAGTTGAAAGGGTTAAATAATCTGGAAGGGAAGTTGAAGATTGTAATCAGGAGAAGGATAAAAAGTGCAGAAGCATCGGAAGCGAATTTGAAGGAGAAGCAACACCTTCGAGACCTGGAATTGGAGTGGAGGCAAGAAAGCAATGAGGATGGGGAGGAGGATGATTATGAATCAGTGTTGGAAGGCCTTCAGTCGCCCCCAAAGCTGAGAGAATTGGTGATAAGAGGGTACGGTGGAAGAAGGTGGCCAAGTTGGATGATTAACATGCAATCTTTCACTAAGCTTGAAGAGCTTCATCTATGGGGATGCCCCCAACTAGAATCACTGCCGGATGGGATGCGTTGCCTCACCTCACTTCGAGAGCTTCATCTACAGGAATGCCCCCAACTAGAATCACTGCCGGATGGGATGCGTTGCCTCACCTCTCTTCAAGAGTTGTGGATTGTCCTGTGCCCTAGGCTATTGAGCTTGGGAGACGAGGAAAGGTTCAGAGGCTTAGCGTCTCTCAAGACGCTCTCTATTAAGGGATGTGATGGTCTCAAGGCTTTGCCTGTTCGAGGTATTCAACATCTAATTTCCCTGAAGGAGCTTCATATTTCAACTTGCATAGAGATGGAATTgttagatgatgatgatgatgatgatgatgattatgatgATGGCAAGCAATGGGAGAACCTCAACAAAAGTCTCCGGGAAGTGAGAATTAAAGGAATTCCAAAGATGGTGCGTCTGCCTAGGTGGCTTCAGCATTGCACATCTCTGCAGGCTTTACGGATTAAAGAATGCAGGGGTTTGGGGAATTTACCAGAGTGGATGGGCAACCTCACTTCGCTTCAAGAGCTTCGTCTATGGGGATGCCCCCAACTAGAATCACTGCCGGATGGGATGCGTTGCCTCACCTCTCTTCAACAGTTGCGTATTTATCAATGCCCACTTTTAGAGAAAAGATGCGAAAAAGAAACAGGGGAGGATTGGCGCAAGATCGCTCACATCCCCTCAATACGTACATGGTGA